From a region of the Fibrobacter sp. genome:
- a CDS encoding protein kinase — MIRNLLAETLDRVSRNLSLRPNYTMEEYQRWFDQNPEFLHNGSVRRIELTEPLTLEGTNNLYRAKYWLEQNGSNAHLAEQEIVVKICKYWARPGKDRIHRLNALLSAFQDEIRINNLIHATNIEGVVQSMGGGIAGRHPYLKMEFIKGCSLDKTFKANLTDDEVLHRIAQIAYLANTISQLHYYQVVHKDLKPKNLLLCQNPEHRNNHKILVCDFGYAQAKMRETVTEYGGQMTPCYSAPEQAIMGENLSNSVDYFSFGIIIHEFLTGKKLFPKTMDIFIEDGYRITDRYLEYLKHGRENCFQDSRFPELTQWIDNLTIFDSFERMQNCPNLFTMAHKLRERVNSLGYRDVNTDFLWNQLNEYGRH; from the coding sequence ATGATTCGAAATCTTTTGGCAGAAACATTGGATCGGGTTTCCAGAAACCTGTCACTGCGCCCCAACTACACCATGGAGGAATACCAAAGGTGGTTTGACCAGAATCCCGAATTTCTGCACAATGGTTCCGTAAGACGAATCGAACTCACCGAGCCTTTGACCCTTGAAGGCACAAACAATCTTTATCGCGCCAAGTATTGGCTGGAACAAAACGGCAGCAACGCCCATCTTGCCGAGCAAGAAATTGTCGTCAAGATTTGCAAGTACTGGGCTCGCCCCGGCAAAGATCGTATCCATCGTTTAAACGCACTGCTTAGCGCCTTCCAGGATGAAATACGAATCAACAACCTGATACACGCCACAAATATCGAAGGCGTGGTACAGAGCATGGGTGGTGGAATTGCAGGCAGGCACCCCTACCTGAAAATGGAATTCATCAAGGGATGTTCCCTGGACAAGACCTTTAAAGCAAACCTGACTGACGACGAGGTCCTTCACCGTATCGCCCAGATTGCCTATCTGGCAAACACCATCAGCCAGCTACACTACTACCAGGTTGTGCATAAGGATCTAAAGCCCAAGAACCTACTGCTTTGCCAAAATCCGGAACACAGAAACAACCACAAGATTCTGGTATGCGACTTCGGTTACGCCCAGGCAAAAATGCGCGAAACCGTTACAGAGTATGGCGGCCAGATGACACCCTGCTATAGTGCGCCGGAACAGGCCATTATGGGCGAGAACCTGTCCAACTCCGTAGACTACTTTAGTTTTGGAATCATCATCCATGAATTCCTGACCGGAAAGAAACTGTTCCCCAAGACCATGGATATTTTCATCGAAGACGGTTACCGCATTACCGACCGCTATCTGGAATATCTCAAGCACGGTCGAGAGAACTGTTTCCAGGACTCTAGATTCCCTGAGTTGACTCAGTGGATTGACAACCTCACCATCTTCGACAGTTTTGAACGAATGCAGAACTGCCCCAACCTTTTTACCATGGCTCATAAGCTTAGGGAAAGGGTCAATTCCCTTGGTTACAGGGACGTCAATACAGATTTCCTCTGGAACCAATTGAACGAATACGGTCGTCATTAA
- a CDS encoding TIGR00730 family Rossman fold protein, whose translation MATKKMIKPQIGQMMYHNAEFMNSDAGRPLRILSEFIGPSQVFNQEDVKNTIVFFGSARTLPMSEIKKRMKGCKNKKELARLKSLSLVAEYYDAARELGAKLGKWANKRKDGFAVMTGGGPGIMEAGNRGASDVGTPSIGLNIKLPFEQHPNPYIDDELNLQFRYFFVRKYWFLKMARALVVFPGGFGTLDEMFEMLTLIQTNKYAQKMPVIVFGSEFWKKVVNWEYLAETGMINKEDLQLFHFCDSVDDAYKIITSALEEQSA comes from the coding sequence ATGGCAACCAAGAAGATGATTAAGCCCCAAATCGGGCAGATGATGTACCATAATGCAGAATTTATGAATAGTGACGCAGGCCGTCCCCTTCGCATTTTGTCTGAATTTATCGGTCCTAGCCAAGTTTTCAACCAGGAAGACGTCAAGAACACCATCGTTTTCTTTGGTTCCGCACGTACACTCCCCATGAGCGAAATCAAGAAGCGCATGAAGGGTTGCAAGAACAAGAAGGAACTGGCCCGTCTCAAGTCCCTGTCGCTGGTAGCCGAATACTACGATGCCGCCAGAGAACTGGGGGCAAAGCTCGGCAAGTGGGCCAATAAGCGCAAAGACGGCTTCGCAGTCATGACCGGTGGCGGCCCTGGCATTATGGAAGCCGGCAACCGTGGCGCAAGTGACGTAGGCACCCCTTCTATCGGCTTGAACATCAAGCTGCCCTTCGAACAGCATCCGAATCCCTATATCGACGATGAACTGAACCTCCAGTTCCGTTATTTCTTCGTTCGTAAGTACTGGTTCCTAAAGATGGCTCGTGCCCTGGTCGTATTCCCCGGCGGTTTCGGCACCCTTGACGAAATGTTCGAAATGCTCACCTTGATTCAGACCAACAAGTACGCCCAGAAAATGCCTGTGATCGTATTCGGTTCTGAATTCTGGAAGAAGGTGGTCAACTGGGAATACCTGGCAGAAACCGGCATGATCAACAAGGAAGACCTGCAGTTGTTCCATTTCTGCGACTCTGTAGACGACGCCTACAAGATCATTACCTCCGCCTTGGAAGAACAATCCGCTTAA
- a CDS encoding TIGR03960 family B12-binding radical SAM protein, producing the protein MTILEKIALALPAVESPARYMGGEANSVVKDHSQMLCRMAFVFPDKYEIGMSNNGIRILYHVINREPDLLCEVSFAPWEDMAREMEKYDIPLYSYASYTPIRDFEVLGMTLQTELNFTNVPYVLDLARVCTWNRDRKEEDPIVVAGGPAMANPEPVADFFDAFMIGDGEDMIVKFLRCVGEGRKAGLKRKQILENLSKIDGVYIPSLRPVVTNEFGDIVPAEPASGTYEKTSGVRRQFIPVMDRKNYPTKNLIGNMQLVHNRFSVEVMRGCAQGCRFCQAGVWYRPCRELDPDDVLEIAKEGIQATGERELGLLSLSTADYKPVEGLTDSIIDDPFFDTVDVSLPSIRVNAFGETLAQKISALKGGRSATFAPETGSERIRKMINKTISDQDMYNAAEHAFSSGFNKIKLYTMIGFPTENLEDMEAFCQLIENLVKIGRKYLRGCQIAVSMGILIPKSFTGLQWAPFMDKETALKHIRFVRERFFKHPNVKVNWAGWEMSHLEAIYSRGDRRLAPVIYAAYKKGLTFESDAYRFNYDTWLQVWEECGYDTSWVYRTREKEEVFPWDFIHAGTTKQYLRREWEKAFDPNSAPVPNCKWGDCQKCGIPGFGAEIHLADNPVRHAAPSRTPEEIKKLVAERRPKQKDCFSYKITFKKTGLSRFLPHHNMLSFFERTFLCAGIPIKFSEGFSPKPRIVNMGALPLGLETYCEIISVELLKPLDISPAGLPETMKKLSAPFPRGMEIVNIEPLQDKLSKHFPKSMVYSYTADDMSDEQAQSIREMFRAKTLPVVLNHRGQEINLNEHILDLQIQGKTILVKAKCNDQGGTASPFSIYAGLLGKEYDPKKVDDETRKFLIKKIAMDF; encoded by the coding sequence ATGACAATTCTCGAGAAAATCGCCCTAGCCCTTCCCGCCGTTGAATCCCCCGCCCGCTACATGGGTGGTGAAGCCAACAGTGTGGTAAAGGACCACAGTCAAATGCTTTGTCGCATGGCATTTGTATTCCCCGACAAGTACGAAATCGGCATGAGCAACAACGGCATCCGCATTCTGTATCACGTAATCAATCGTGAACCGGACCTGCTGTGCGAAGTAAGCTTTGCCCCCTGGGAAGACATGGCGAGGGAGATGGAGAAATACGACATTCCCCTGTACAGCTACGCCAGCTACACCCCCATCAGGGACTTTGAAGTGCTGGGGATGACCCTTCAGACGGAACTGAACTTCACCAACGTGCCCTATGTTTTGGACCTGGCTCGAGTTTGCACCTGGAACAGAGACCGTAAGGAAGAAGACCCCATTGTGGTTGCCGGCGGCCCCGCCATGGCAAACCCCGAACCGGTGGCAGACTTCTTCGACGCCTTCATGATTGGCGACGGCGAAGATATGATCGTGAAGTTCCTGCGCTGCGTGGGCGAAGGCCGCAAGGCAGGGCTTAAGCGTAAGCAGATTCTCGAGAACCTCTCAAAGATTGACGGCGTTTACATACCAAGCCTGCGCCCCGTCGTGACAAACGAATTCGGCGACATCGTGCCCGCAGAGCCAGCCTCCGGCACTTACGAAAAGACAAGCGGAGTACGCCGCCAGTTCATCCCGGTCATGGACCGCAAGAACTACCCCACCAAGAACCTCATCGGCAATATGCAGCTGGTCCACAACCGCTTCAGCGTGGAAGTCATGCGCGGCTGCGCCCAAGGCTGCCGTTTCTGCCAGGCTGGCGTCTGGTACCGCCCTTGCCGCGAGCTGGATCCCGACGATGTTCTTGAAATCGCCAAGGAAGGTATCCAGGCTACAGGCGAGCGAGAACTAGGACTGCTTTCTCTTTCTACCGCAGACTACAAGCCGGTGGAAGGCCTTACGGATTCCATCATCGACGACCCGTTCTTCGACACCGTAGACGTAAGCCTCCCCTCCATTCGCGTCAACGCCTTCGGCGAGACCCTGGCCCAGAAGATTTCTGCATTGAAGGGCGGCCGCAGCGCCACCTTCGCCCCGGAAACCGGTTCCGAGCGAATCCGCAAGATGATCAACAAGACCATCAGCGACCAGGACATGTACAACGCCGCAGAACACGCCTTCTCCAGCGGTTTCAACAAGATTAAGCTGTACACCATGATCGGCTTCCCCACCGAAAATTTGGAAGACATGGAAGCCTTCTGCCAGCTTATCGAGAACTTGGTAAAGATTGGCCGCAAGTACCTGCGAGGCTGCCAGATTGCCGTTTCCATGGGCATTCTCATTCCCAAGTCCTTTACAGGTCTCCAGTGGGCACCCTTCATGGACAAGGAAACCGCGTTAAAGCACATCCGCTTCGTTCGCGAGCGTTTCTTTAAGCACCCCAACGTAAAGGTGAACTGGGCCGGCTGGGAAATGAGCCACCTGGAAGCAATTTACAGCCGCGGCGACCGTCGTTTGGCACCCGTCATTTATGCCGCCTACAAGAAAGGCCTTACCTTCGAAAGCGACGCCTACCGTTTCAATTACGACACATGGCTCCAGGTTTGGGAAGAATGCGGCTACGACACCAGCTGGGTCTACCGCACCCGCGAAAAGGAAGAAGTTTTTCCCTGGGATTTCATTCACGCAGGAACCACCAAACAATACCTGCGCCGCGAATGGGAAAAGGCCTTCGATCCAAACTCTGCCCCCGTTCCCAACTGCAAGTGGGGCGACTGCCAGAAGTGCGGCATTCCTGGCTTTGGTGCAGAAATCCATTTGGCAGACAATCCGGTGCGACATGCTGCACCTAGCCGTACCCCCGAAGAAATCAAGAAGCTGGTGGCAGAACGCCGCCCCAAGCAAAAGGACTGCTTCAGCTACAAGATTACTTTCAAGAAGACTGGCCTCAGCCGCTTCCTGCCCCATCACAACATGCTGAGCTTCTTCGAACGCACCTTCCTGTGTGCAGGCATTCCCATCAAGTTCAGCGAAGGCTTTAGCCCCAAGCCCCGTATCGTGAATATGGGCGCATTGCCCCTGGGTCTTGAAACCTACTGCGAAATCATCAGCGTGGAACTTCTGAAGCCCCTGGACATTTCCCCGGCAGGTCTTCCCGAGACCATGAAGAAGCTTTCCGCCCCATTCCCCCGCGGCATGGAAATCGTAAACATCGAGCCCTTGCAGGACAAGCTTTCAAAGCATTTCCCCAAGTCCATGGTCTATAGCTATACTGCCGACGACATGTCTGACGAACAAGCTCAGAGCATCCGTGAAATGTTCAGAGCAAAGACCCTGCCTGTAGTACTGAACCATCGCGGTCAGGAAATCAACTTGAACGAGCACATCCTTGACCTGCAAATTCAGGGAAAGACAATCCTTGTAAAGGCCAAATGCAACGACCAAGGCGGAACGGCAAGCCCGTTCAGCATTTATGCTGGTCTTCTTGGCAAGGAATACGACCCCAAGAAAGTCGATGATGAGACTAGGAAATTCCTGATAAAGAAAATAGCCATGGATTTTTAA
- a CDS encoding GGDEF domain-containing protein — protein MSMFTYIVWLIAFVAGVAVSYFVPETIISLGGKFLFIGTWGAVLGFVFYNICKKRIENAEAEYMENLNNFKGKMDATSGLQIIDHAPLMEEEPKKEEPVPQPLPKGTISAKEAIEKMTEEAIRVGFPLDAWKSFAKSMVKNRPFVEVLKNLETLLPELFPKASGVLYMYADTQTDLHKVLSFGDKVISDDVIHPGECASYDAGDVVVSDFSKPNLSGGCTHLHHHPQGVTFCMPVEGFEEHFGILTVQTDVLPDNESEADWHAKVSLVGTSFGLYVANQNLNVRYKTHSIRDDLTGMFNRRYMEETLNREVSAAARHNTPIGLIMLYPDAVGEIASTRGTHAVDQLLWELGQRLPGYIRNEDIPCRFDGEVFCVILPGADLKITSQRAEKIRNEISQLQIAYGESVLSTTLSMGVSVMPDHASDASGLLYAAHESMRFAIQSGANRVILADAIMKELQ, from the coding sequence ATGTCTATGTTTACCTACATTGTGTGGCTGATCGCTTTTGTGGCAGGCGTCGCTGTCTCCTATTTTGTGCCCGAAACAATCATCTCCTTGGGCGGCAAGTTCCTGTTCATAGGAACGTGGGGCGCCGTTCTTGGCTTCGTGTTTTACAATATCTGCAAGAAGCGTATCGAGAATGCAGAAGCAGAATACATGGAAAACTTGAACAATTTCAAGGGCAAGATGGATGCGACCTCTGGCCTCCAGATTATCGATCACGCACCCTTGATGGAAGAGGAACCTAAAAAAGAAGAACCTGTTCCCCAGCCTTTGCCCAAGGGCACGATTTCTGCAAAGGAAGCCATCGAAAAGATGACCGAAGAAGCGATTCGTGTCGGATTCCCGTTAGACGCCTGGAAGTCCTTTGCAAAGTCCATGGTCAAGAATCGCCCCTTTGTAGAAGTGCTCAAGAATCTTGAAACATTGCTGCCGGAGCTTTTCCCCAAGGCGTCCGGTGTCCTTTACATGTATGCCGATACTCAAACAGATCTGCACAAGGTCCTTTCGTTCGGAGACAAGGTCATTAGCGACGATGTAATCCATCCGGGCGAATGTGCCAGCTACGATGCGGGCGATGTTGTTGTTTCCGATTTTTCCAAGCCAAACCTGTCCGGAGGCTGCACCCACCTGCATCACCACCCCCAGGGCGTTACCTTCTGTATGCCGGTCGAAGGCTTTGAGGAACATTTTGGAATCCTTACGGTTCAGACAGATGTGCTGCCAGACAACGAGTCAGAAGCAGATTGGCACGCCAAGGTCAGCCTCGTGGGAACAAGCTTCGGCCTGTACGTGGCTAACCAGAACTTGAACGTTCGTTACAAGACCCACAGCATTCGTGACGATCTTACGGGCATGTTCAATCGTCGTTATATGGAGGAAACCTTGAATCGAGAGGTTTCTGCGGCAGCCCGCCATAACACGCCCATTGGTCTCATTATGCTCTATCCCGATGCGGTCGGAGAAATTGCCAGCACCCGTGGAACCCATGCGGTAGATCAGTTGCTATGGGAATTGGGCCAGAGGCTTCCGGGGTATATCCGTAACGAGGATATTCCGTGCCGTTTTGATGGCGAGGTTTTCTGCGTCATCCTTCCGGGGGCCGATCTTAAGATTACCAGTCAGCGTGCCGAAAAGATTAGGAATGAAATTTCCCAGTTGCAGATTGCCTATGGCGAGTCCGTTCTTTCTACAACACTTAGCATGGGCGTGTCCGTGATGCCCGATCATGCTTCCGACGCTTCTGGCTTGCTTTATGCGGCTCATGAATCCATGCGTTTTGCTATCCAGTCTGGAGCAAACCGAGTGATTCTTGCCGATGC